One stretch of bacterium DNA includes these proteins:
- a CDS encoding cytochrome c, which translates to MRALTLAFMILFLAGAAETQERPRAEDNFTWHCVQCHGPRGDGKGINNTRDLPVAPRNLSDGKDMAQFSDEDMVRTITHGGGVNDLSSIMPPWGNLLPPDEIKDLVAHVRKLFKCQFDPKAKEAYLRREGKLPPAGGEKK; encoded by the coding sequence ATGCGCGCATTGACTCTGGCTTTCATGATTCTTTTCCTGGCGGGCGCAGCCGAGACCCAGGAGCGGCCCCGGGCCGAGGACAACTTCACATGGCACTGCGTCCAGTGCCACGGACCGCGCGGCGACGGCAAGGGCATCAACAACACGCGAGACCTCCCCGTCGCCCCCCGGAACCTCTCCGACGGAAAAGACATGGCCCAGTTCTCGGACGAGGACATGGTCCGCACCATCACCCATGGCGGCGGCGTGAACGATCTTTCCTCGATCATGCCACCCTGGGGGAATCTCCTCCCGCCGGATGAGATCAAGGATCTCGTCGCCCACGTCCGGAAGCTCTTCAAATGCCAATTCGACCCGAAGGCCAAGGAGGCATACCTCCGGCGCGAGGGCAAACTGCCGCCCGCCGGGGGGGAGAAAAAATGA
- a CDS encoding MBL fold metallo-hydrolase, whose amino-acid sequence MGEFDQTVELDALTLRKLNIGPYSNNVYIFICKETKESIIIDTSYSADPILSACKGTNIKYILQTHCHGDHIDAIDEVRSRAGAPLGLHPEDEKEFGIRPDFHINDGDEVKFGKVSLKAIHTPGHCRGMLMFHYPGHCICGDTIFPGGPGKTWSHENLLVLLDSIKNKVLTLPDGTVLYPGHGANSTLTQSKEEFARFVSAGRPRKGEFGDVIWNS is encoded by the coding sequence ATGGGCGAATTTGATCAGACCGTCGAACTCGACGCACTCACTCTCCGTAAGCTCAACATCGGGCCTTACAGCAACAATGTCTACATCTTCATCTGCAAGGAAACGAAAGAGAGCATCATCATCGACACGTCCTACTCCGCCGATCCGATATTGTCCGCGTGCAAGGGAACGAATATCAAGTACATCCTCCAGACCCACTGCCACGGCGATCACATTGACGCCATTGACGAGGTCAGGAGCCGCGCCGGCGCGCCACTGGGGCTGCACCCCGAGGACGAAAAGGAATTCGGCATCCGGCCCGATTTTCACATCAACGACGGGGACGAGGTGAAATTCGGGAAAGTTTCCCTGAAAGCGATCCACACCCCGGGCCACTGCCGCGGCATGCTGATGTTTCACTATCCCGGGCACTGCATCTGCGGCGACACGATCTTTCCCGGCGGCCCCGGCAAGACGTGGAGCCACGAGAACCTTCTGGTGCTCCTCGATTCGATCAAAAACAAGGTCCTCACCCTGCCCGATGGCACGGTTCTCTATCCCGGTCACGGCGCCAACTCGACCCTCACGCAAAGCAAAGAAGAATTTGCCCGGTTCGTCTCCGCCGGCCGCCCCCGCAAGGGCGAATTCGGTGACGTCATCTGGAATTCCTAA
- a CDS encoding beta-propeller fold lactonase family protein, with protein sequence MMARIAAAALFSLCVAAPAALHAAGERILVTNTREGTLSVISRDTHKVIKTLPAGRKANRLALAPDGRHAWIINDGSSFVRIFDVHELKFVGKIRGGRDPYNLVFSKDGSLAYFVNTYSDNVTVFDLIKKRIVHVIRHGGNNPVNIKISPDGKIAYVANELSEDVSVVDLAARKPLKQIEAGHYMEGITFSPDGKTSIITNGAQHTYSVVNAETHEVSQTVKLRGEPHDALITPDGKFLYVTLPHMNSVSVYSMETHKEVAFVKQGIRPDLIAFTPDGALAYISNRDSAEVYVMDAQKHRNVRSIKVGKGAHGVLVVPMPEKAAGAGRATSAGKAAK encoded by the coding sequence ATGATGGCTCGGATTGCCGCAGCCGCGCTTTTTTCCCTATGCGTCGCCGCACCGGCTGCCCTCCACGCGGCGGGAGAGCGCATCCTCGTCACCAACACGCGCGAGGGAACCCTCAGCGTCATTTCTCGGGACACCCACAAAGTCATCAAGACCCTGCCCGCCGGGAGAAAGGCCAACCGCCTCGCCCTCGCTCCGGACGGGCGGCACGCCTGGATCATCAACGACGGCTCGTCCTTCGTGCGTATCTTCGATGTTCACGAACTGAAATTTGTGGGGAAAATCCGCGGCGGGCGCGACCCCTACAATCTCGTGTTCTCGAAAGACGGAAGTTTGGCTTACTTCGTCAACACCTACTCGGACAACGTAACGGTCTTCGATCTCATCAAGAAGCGAATCGTCCATGTCATCCGGCACGGCGGCAACAATCCGGTCAACATCAAAATCTCGCCCGATGGAAAAATCGCCTACGTCGCCAATGAATTAAGCGAGGATGTCTCCGTCGTGGACCTCGCGGCCCGGAAACCTCTCAAGCAGATCGAGGCCGGACACTACATGGAGGGGATCACCTTCAGCCCGGACGGGAAAACCTCCATCATCACGAACGGCGCCCAACACACCTACAGCGTCGTGAACGCCGAAACCCACGAAGTCTCCCAGACCGTCAAGCTCCGGGGCGAGCCCCACGACGCGCTCATCACCCCGGACGGAAAATTTCTTTATGTGACCCTGCCCCACATGAACTCCGTCTCGGTTTATTCGATGGAAACGCACAAGGAAGTCGCATTCGTCAAACAGGGAATCCGGCCCGATCTCATTGCCTTCACCCCCGACGGCGCCCTGGCCTACATCTCCAACCGCGACTCGGCCGAGGTCTACGTCATGGACGCGCAGAAGCACCGGAACGTGCGGAGCATTAAGGTGGGAAAGGGCGCGCACGGCGTGCTCGTCGTGCCGATGCCGGAGAAGGCGGCCGGTGCCGGCCGTGCGACCAGCGCCGGGAAAGCCGCGAAGTAA
- a CDS encoding dihydrofolate reductase family protein has protein sequence MAMTLDGKIASADRVDRPLGGAADREEMNRLRAEADIILWGGGTLRAARHPARVRDAALEAARRKAGRPLHPANGVVTAG, from the coding sequence ATGGCGATGACGCTGGACGGCAAGATTGCATCCGCCGATCGGGTGGACCGGCCCCTGGGGGGAGCGGCCGACCGGGAGGAAATGAACCGGCTCCGCGCGGAGGCCGATATCATCCTCTGGGGGGGCGGGACGCTGCGGGCGGCCCGCCATCCGGCCCGGGTCCGGGATGCGGCCCTCGAGGCGGCGCGCCGCAAGGCCGGGCGGCCGCTCCATCCGGCCAACGGGGTGGTGACGGCGGGCG
- a CDS encoding SUMF1/EgtB/PvdO family nonheme iron enzyme, with protein sequence MERFGWRKAALCVLFVFTLAAPALGAAKTKISGFDGAVLAHVPGGWFQMGSKKGDADERPVRRVYVSSIWMDRTEVPARQFAKFMELTTHRTDAEKAGWGWVWDFSLQKGKGGWRNVRGAMWARPEGPGSDWKKMPEQPVSQVSWNDAEAYCRWAGRRLPTEAEWEHAARGADGRRFPWGNQKIPGRANVKGEKDGFPGVAPVGSFPKGASPFGLLDMSGNLWEWVADRYQKNAYRTMAEREPAGPAEGKTRVVRGASWGSPLEWATTHNRYDRLPIYRNNKIGFRCATGEGA encoded by the coding sequence ATGGAGCGTTTCGGATGGCGGAAGGCGGCTTTGTGCGTTCTTTTTGTTTTCACCCTGGCGGCGCCCGCGCTCGGGGCCGCAAAAACAAAAATATCAGGGTTCGACGGGGCGGTGCTCGCCCATGTCCCGGGCGGATGGTTCCAGATGGGAAGCAAAAAGGGCGATGCGGATGAGCGCCCTGTGCGCCGCGTCTACGTCTCCTCGATCTGGATGGACCGGACCGAGGTTCCGGCCCGGCAGTTCGCCAAGTTCATGGAGTTGACCACCCACCGGACCGACGCCGAAAAGGCGGGGTGGGGCTGGGTCTGGGACTTTTCTCTTCAAAAGGGCAAGGGCGGCTGGCGGAATGTTCGCGGTGCGATGTGGGCGCGGCCCGAGGGGCCGGGTTCCGACTGGAAGAAGATGCCCGAGCAGCCCGTCTCCCAGGTGAGTTGGAATGACGCCGAGGCCTATTGCCGCTGGGCGGGCCGGCGGCTCCCGACCGAAGCCGAATGGGAGCACGCCGCGCGAGGCGCCGACGGCAGGCGGTTTCCCTGGGGGAATCAAAAAATCCCGGGCCGTGCGAACGTGAAGGGTGAAAAGGATGGCTTCCCCGGCGTTGCGCCGGTGGGGAGCTTCCCGAAGGGGGCGAGTCCTTTCGGCCTTCTCGATATGTCTGGAAATCTCTGGGAGTGGGTGGCCGATCGCTACCAGAAAAACGCCTACCGCACGATGGCCGAGCGCGAGCCGGCCGGGCCTGCCGAGGGCAAAACACGGGTCGTCCGCGGTGCCTCCTGGGGCAGCCCCCTTGAATGGGCCACTACCCACAACCGCTACGATCGCCTCCCCATCTACCGGAACAACAAGATCGGTTTCCGCTGCGCAACGGGCGAGGGGGCCTAG
- a CDS encoding c-type cytochrome, which translates to MRTRHRPFFGLFPASRRRALPLAGLAALFLFGILALFGNSPADEPSRALPPPPPLGLDDVPVPDDNPMTRPKVELGRMLFFEKRISGDGTVSCHSCHNPKRGLSSGKQYGTGIGGKLTGVNPPTVWNAAYFDFQFWDGRAKSLEEQAAGPITHPGEMGATKEHVVRVLNGIPGYRLAFKKAFGTEEVTFDKALKAIATFERTLISGDSPFDQWKFSGDKLAISEDAKKGFALFNDKAKCVKCHLVDAFSAPFTDNKFHNVGIGMEKSPPEEGRAKVTGQKQDLGKFKTPTLRLITLTAPYMHDGRFRTLAEVVDFYDKGGTQNPNLDPDIKPLSLTPEEKKHLIAFLRSLTGTVPSIRLPDLPK; encoded by the coding sequence ATGCGAACTCGCCATCGGCCTTTTTTCGGTCTGTTTCCAGCCTCCCGGCGGCGGGCTCTTCCCCTGGCCGGGCTCGCGGCCCTCTTTCTTTTCGGGATCCTCGCGCTTTTCGGAAATTCGCCCGCGGACGAGCCCTCCCGGGCGCTTCCGCCGCCCCCGCCCCTCGGGCTCGACGATGTTCCGGTCCCGGACGATAACCCGATGACGCGGCCCAAGGTCGAGCTCGGCCGGATGCTGTTCTTCGAAAAGCGCATCTCCGGCGACGGCACCGTCTCGTGTCATTCCTGCCACAACCCCAAGCGCGGGCTGAGCAGCGGGAAGCAGTACGGCACCGGGATCGGCGGCAAGCTGACCGGCGTCAATCCGCCGACGGTGTGGAACGCCGCCTACTTCGACTTTCAGTTCTGGGACGGCCGGGCGAAAAGCCTCGAGGAGCAGGCCGCCGGCCCCATCACCCATCCCGGCGAGATGGGGGCGACCAAAGAACACGTCGTGCGCGTGCTCAACGGCATCCCGGGCTACCGCCTGGCCTTCAAAAAAGCCTTCGGCACGGAAGAGGTGACCTTCGACAAGGCCCTCAAGGCCATCGCCACCTTTGAGCGCACCCTCATCTCCGGGGATTCCCCCTTCGATCAATGGAAATTCAGCGGAGACAAGCTGGCGATATCGGAGGACGCGAAAAAGGGGTTCGCCCTTTTCAACGACAAGGCCAAGTGCGTGAAATGCCATCTGGTGGACGCCTTCAGCGCCCCCTTCACCGACAACAAGTTTCACAACGTGGGCATCGGGATGGAGAAGAGCCCGCCCGAGGAGGGCCGGGCGAAAGTCACCGGCCAGAAGCAAGACCTCGGAAAGTTCAAGACGCCGACCCTGCGGCTTATCACGCTGACCGCCCCCTACATGCACGATGGCCGTTTCCGCACGCTCGCTGAGGTTGTGGATTTCTACGACAAGGGCGGAACGCAGAATCCCAATCTCGACCCCGACATCAAACCCTTGAGCCTGACGCCGGAGGAGAAAAAACATCTTATCGCCTTCCTGCGCTCGCTCACCGGCACTGTCCCCAGCATCCGGCTTCCGGATCTTCCCAAGTGA
- a CDS encoding cytochrome c has protein sequence MKQHFLSAAIVFALLSSALPAAAALRPNAEKGKLLFGGNGCGVCHTVSGPEKKLPVTERHNAKGPTLWYAGSKFGPGYLAQWLKNPKPFRGVKYGTLIKRPDPHPALANLDARDVATYLQTLKDPEMRTGTVPRWKKIPRGVLRRARILFQKKQPCYACHKVRIRKTVYRQPIEVGGFSGPHFFDTGRRLNPDFIIAFLQRPERYNPNGRMPVYGDKAFTRLSEKDMIALAAYIASLK, from the coding sequence GTGAAGCAGCACTTTCTTTCGGCGGCCATCGTCTTTGCGCTCCTCTCTTCCGCACTTCCCGCGGCGGCGGCTCTGCGCCCCAACGCGGAGAAGGGAAAGCTCCTCTTCGGGGGAAACGGATGCGGCGTGTGCCACACCGTGAGCGGCCCCGAGAAAAAGCTCCCGGTGACCGAGCGCCACAACGCCAAGGGCCCCACCCTCTGGTACGCCGGCAGCAAGTTCGGCCCCGGCTATCTGGCCCAGTGGCTCAAGAACCCGAAGCCCTTCCGCGGGGTGAAATACGGAACCCTCATCAAGCGTCCCGACCCCCATCCCGCCCTCGCCAACCTGGACGCCCGGGATGTCGCCACCTACCTGCAAACCCTCAAGGACCCCGAGATGCGCACGGGCACCGTCCCCCGGTGGAAGAAAATTCCGCGAGGAGTTCTGCGGCGGGCCCGCATCCTTTTCCAGAAGAAACAGCCCTGCTACGCCTGCCACAAGGTCCGCATCCGCAAGACCGTCTACCGGCAGCCCATCGAGGTGGGCGGCTTCAGCGGCCCCCATTTCTTCGACACGGGCCGGAGGCTCAACCCCGATTTCATTATCGCCTTTCTCCAGCGCCCGGAGCGCTACAACCCGAACGGGAGGATGCCCGTGTACGGGGACAAGGCGTTCACGCGGCTGAGCGAAAAAGACATGATCGCGCTGGCCGCCTATATCGCGTCCTTGAAATGA
- a CDS encoding VOC family protein, which translates to MPQSSILFNHVHLVCREPEATVRFFIDKLGGEEVQRAEVQGAPQMHVKFNGATVIIRGQRTGEKANPKGGLEWGIDHFAFSVEGDFDAYCDEMKSKGVKFTMDPVDFNPTTRIAFIQATDDVSIELVQRIKK; encoded by the coding sequence ATGCCGCAGTCCTCGATTCTATTCAACCATGTCCACCTGGTCTGCCGGGAGCCGGAAGCGACCGTCCGTTTTTTCATCGACAAGCTCGGCGGCGAGGAGGTGCAGCGGGCCGAGGTCCAGGGCGCGCCGCAGATGCACGTCAAATTCAACGGCGCGACCGTCATCATCCGCGGCCAGCGGACCGGCGAGAAGGCCAATCCCAAGGGCGGACTCGAATGGGGCATTGACCATTTCGCCTTCAGCGTGGAGGGCGACTTCGACGCCTATTGCGACGAGATGAAATCGAAAGGGGTCAAATTCACGATGGACCCGGTGGATTTCAACCCGACTACGCGGATTGCCTTCATCCAGGCGACCGACGATGTCAGCATCGAACTCGTCCAGAGAATAAAAAAATAA
- a CDS encoding ABC transporter ATP-binding protein, which yields MPTKIEIRNLRKVYNTPERKVHALEDVNLNIEDGEFLALVGLSGCGKTTLLNILAGFVEITAGTVLMDGKTITSEYDKGVVFQEYALFPWLTALKNVEYGLAIRDVPPKEREEIAREFLRLVRLQDFADMYPHNLSGGMRQRVAVARALAFDPQVLLMDEPFGALDAQTREELQELTVDVWRKTKKTVLYVTHNLSEAVYMGERVVVFVPNPGRIREIVSIKIPRPRDALSKEFIEIQRNLNELIRS from the coding sequence ATGCCGACGAAAATCGAAATACGCAATTTAAGAAAAGTCTACAACACCCCAGAGCGCAAGGTGCATGCCCTGGAAGACGTGAACCTCAACATCGAGGACGGGGAATTCCTGGCGCTCGTCGGCCTCTCCGGCTGCGGCAAGACCACCCTGCTGAACATCCTCGCCGGATTCGTCGAGATCACGGCCGGAACCGTTCTCATGGACGGGAAAACCATCACCTCCGAATACGACAAGGGCGTGGTCTTCCAGGAGTACGCGCTTTTCCCGTGGCTCACCGCGCTGAAAAACGTCGAATACGGGCTGGCGATCCGCGATGTCCCGCCCAAAGAGCGCGAGGAGATCGCGCGGGAGTTTCTCCGGCTGGTGCGGCTTCAGGATTTCGCGGACATGTACCCGCACAACCTCTCCGGCGGCATGCGGCAGCGCGTCGCCGTCGCGCGGGCGCTCGCGTTCGACCCCCAGGTGCTCCTGATGGACGAGCCCTTCGGCGCCCTCGACGCCCAGACGCGCGAGGAGCTGCAGGAGCTCACCGTGGACGTCTGGAGGAAAACCAAAAAGACCGTCCTCTACGTCACCCATAACCTGAGCGAAGCCGTCTACATGGGAGAGCGCGTGGTTGTTTTCGTTCCGAACCCGGGCCGGATCCGCGAGATCGTTTCCATCAAAATCCCGCGGCCCCGCGACGCCCTTTCAAAGGAATTCATTGAAATCCAAAGAAATCTCAACGAATTGATCCGCAGCTAA